CGCTGCGCGGTGGATAGGCATACCCACTTCAGAAGCTTCCACAGCTCACTACTGTTTCGAGGTCCGGTTGCTTACAGTTTAGCGTCgtgagaagagcagagagacttGGCAACGACTCTTCGTGCGTGTCTCCgtggtgcatgcgttcagCTCCGAGTGCAACAGTACATGAAAAAGGTGGCGGGCATCATCGAGAAAGGTGAGTTCTTCAAAACGAGTGTCGAATCCGCGACTCGCGTCTGCTCAAGACGAAGTCCTTCTGGTTGAGATAGAGGATTTCTGCTCAAGAAAATCGAGACTTGTGGCTGAGAAAAAAACGTTTCCGGCCAAGAACCCCCCGCTTGTTGGTCTCTGAatcgttcttttcttctatCAGGAAGACAGCCGCAGCACGCCCCCGCTTGACAAAGGCGCAGCGACTGCTTTTGCCCCAGCGCATTCGGTGTACAGTGTGTATTTTACCGGCGCGAATCTTCAGATTCAGCGTACACTTTTCTCGGTTCCTTTGTTGCACTGAGTTCTGGACTCCAAATCATTGAACGTACCACTCCAGTACCACTTTACCGTTTAGCCGTGCTGCAAAGGTGCACGGAAAAACCTGGGACTCGGCCCGTGAGGGCGACCGAGTCTCCTGTCGCATCCTCGTGGATCTTGAATCCTTTTTCAAAATCAGTGTATCATCAGCTGTAGGACTTGTGTGGGCCAGAACCAAAACGGCGTAAAGATTCGGCGTTTTACGATCTGCACGCTTCCACAGGACTTCTTTCAGCCAAGGCAGATccgaacgcgagagaaacgttTTTGCTCTGGGGCTCTTAGGACACTAGTGTTTCTTTCTACGCTATTCCACGGTTGCTCACAGTTGAATCAAAGCATCAATGTAATTAACAATGGGTCCAGGATAAGGAAAAATGAAATAAATTTCACTTATGTGGTGGAAGTGGGGACTTTGTAGTGCCAGTGAaactctttctttctgctctgcaTGGCGGCAAGGCGGCGCCGAAGTCTGTCCTGACGACATCGACACGGAATCTGAATTGTTTTCGGCGTTTTTAATACCTTTCTTTACCAGAACCAAGCTCTTTGCGTGAGCAGAGCGTGGTTAAGATGATAGTTATTGTGTCGacatctgtttcttcttgccctAGCTTTTCAAGGAGagcctctctttttctgtttttttccaggagATCCACCTAAGCGAAGCATCGTTGTCGACGCTGCTGCAGCGAAGCGCGTCGTCGCTTTCCACacgaaaacgcaaacgcAGGGCACGGGATGCGGGTCTGCGGGTGAAACTCAAGAACCGCCGGATTTTGGTTCACCAGAAGAACGTGCAGCctcagagaaaaagagccgACTTTCTTCGGATTCGCCCGGAAAAGACGTGGCGGGCCCACCGACCAGCCGACAGGCTTCGGGCAACAAAAGTGGCTCACGCcctccaggtgtacatacgcTCGAGGTCGCTGGAGAAAATGTGTCAACTTTTTGTCAGGATGAGGCAGCACCAAATTCGTCATCATCACAGTTGAGGTACTCGACCGACGGGCGGCACGCAGACGctgagagggagagagggtTAGAAGGAAAACGTTTGAAAAGGAGCAAAGCACAatcggagaggaaagggaatTCGAAAATAGAGGGGTGCCAGGGAGACGCACGggcgaaacggaagaaacCTTGACCGCCGACAAAAGAAGAGTCGGAGGTGTGGAAATCGTTTTTTCTTACTGGATATCGTACGAAATCCGCGGGTTGCCGCCTGTGCTTAACTCTTAAGTATCCTTGGTTCTGTTAACTTCCTTTGTACATGCGTCGTGAAGGAGTCCTGTGCAGCAGGTAAAAACTATCTTATACATTGGTTTATCGTCTGTACAGCTGTTATGTCAGTATTTACCGACTTCTGTAAACTTGGCAGACCGGCACATGTGAGTGAAGGCACCGTGGGATGGCAGTCAAGTCGACCAGGCCAGTGCGGCTGGAGGTGCTAAACCCGCGATACTCGCCGAGAGTCTTTCTGATTTAGAATGCAAAAAACACATCTCAGCGTTAACAGCGTCGAGAATGGTATGAGGGACCAAATAAATCCAAACACACTCGTTTGGTTGTGCAATCAGTACGCTTTTATTTCTGACTCCGATTTTCTCGACCTCGCCGCTCCCGTTCTGACGGTCGCTTGAGTCAGCAGACTTTTTCCACTTTTCGACCTCTGCCACTTCTCGCACAGACGACGGCGCAACGGCGTAGTGGTTATTTGCGTACTCTTGTTAGCGAGTAATTGATAGTCTTGCGAAAGTAAGTAGAAGTGCGTGAAAAAGGAACAGATAGCACTTGCACGGGTATGAGAGGGGCGTGCTACCGCCGAACTACGACGCCCATAGCAATCTACACCTGTCGAAAGCGCACGCTGAGGAGCAATACGAGTTCGGCAATCAGAACTTCCTTTTTCATTGCAGAAACACGGACGCTTCATATATTTGCGCGCACGTAGCGCCTTGCTTCCTaatgtgtttcttctttggaGGAGGTGCGTTTTGTTTCGTGGCTCTGGCGTGATGCGGCAGAAGTACACTTCGTGTCGCGTTTCGGGTTGTGCTGGAAGCATGCTGGCGAGTGCTTGTGAGCTGCAAAAGCCTTGAGCGAAACTTGGGCAGCACCACTAAGTAGTCAACATTGCTCGGCCGGAATAGACACACGAAAAAGGATGCGATCGCAACATGAAACACCAGGGTTTTGGGGCACTCACTGTTCATTCCTGGGCGCCAAGGAGGGGGTAGCGCGTACGACAGCAAAAGAAGGAACGCCAATCACACAAGGTTGCACACTAGTGGACCCCGCTTCATTGTCATCGGAAGGATCGGCTGAATCTTCCCACTGAGGAGAACCTCCCCGTCCTGGAGCAAACGGACAGGTGGTCGAGACTTCGCTGGCTGCGCTGCCAGTTCCCCACTGGCCGACAGATCCTATTTTCATTGCCCCTCCGAATGAGGTGTCTTCCCGCCCGAGCATCTCTACCGCAATCTCGTTGAGGACAGCTTTCTGCGAACCGATAACTTCACCAGCGGGCGATTCGCTCAACTGGATGCGGTCGTGAATGGATTGTGTTCTGCCTGTGCAGCCGCGGGAGAAGGACACATCCTTATTGCtagaggaaagagacagggcTACCAGAAACCACGCGAACGCCAGCCCAACGAGTACGCACTGAAATGCCGCCAGCGAGATCGTCCTTGCAAGGTGGGCGGGCCTGAAATGAGAAACTGTGTAGCCAGTTGCGAGGTCAAACAGGACCACCGCGACCACGAAAAGGGATGCCAGGAAGACCGTGTACGCGTGAAAGAACCGGGAACAACGATTCAAACACGCAGAAAAACAACCTGCGAGACTCCTGGATTCGTGCATTGGAGAGGGAATTACGCCGGCGAGTTGAACGGTTGAGAGGTCGTAGTCGAGACGCCGCTTAACAAGGAATACGTGACAAACCAAAGAACATGCGGAAACCACGAAAAGCATATCCAAGTAGTACGGCAGGAAACCATGGCGGTAGCCCTGGATTTGTCTCGCAGCGAAAAATACAGCGCCCCCCAGACCAAGGAACATCACGAGAGCGTAGAAGCCGAGAGTCGCCATTTCAGCTGGGGTAAGAATTCGTATTCTGCTGAGTTTGCGCTGACCTGCTGATGTTTCAAGAACCTCATCTTGGCACACCGATGATGGGACCCTGCAAACGTACACACacaaaaggaaaacaaggaaTCTTCATGAAGGCACCCATTTGAATTGGATGGAGATAGGCAGCTACCTCTAGACTGCACCCAAGTAAAGACGCTTCATATGAAGTAGAACCCAGAAACCGTGGTCCAACAGTATCTACTCGAGATCGCATCCACTCACGAACGTTCAAAGAAACCGGGACCGCGACTAGACGCGTCGAAATGCAAACGGCTTCAGTCCTGGCGGGAAAAAGAGTGGCAGGCGAGCTGGAAATACGTCGTGTCTACTGCCATAACTAACTGCATAAAGGAAACATTGAAACACTGCAGAAGAACTAGTCTACAAATGAACACAACATGGAAGGGAAAAACACTTACCGGCCACGTATGAGTCCCCACGCGAGGGAACACATAAGTGGCACTACCGAGGGCACAGAACATCAAATGCATCGAACCAGTAGACACAGGACAATACCTTTCGTGTGCAGGCACGTTTGGCTTACATTGTTGTTGCTTGTTGAAGTGGATATTTTCTTGGACAAAGGGGAACAAAGAAACGCCCGTTGCAGAGAAAGGATGTTCTGATGAATCGAGTGGCTAGCTCGATGATGCTCTCCTGTACTTGAGATGCTCGTTTCAACCCAGGCGTACCGCATAGCAAATGGAAAGGCATACACCGATTGACCAACGATTTCCACGTAAGCAATATCCCAAATGATTCACGGTTGGACTCTGATGCTTTTCGCTGAAGTGAAAGGAAACGATGCAGTCAGGCTCTAAGATGAATGCTACTGGCTGGGTAGGCGCGAACTAATGCGCGTTGTGTCCCTCCCTCACTGATCTAATACATCCTTTCTTAACGAAGTTGTTCGTAACATAATGTTCAACGCTATCCAAGCGAAGCATTCAAAGAAGAGATCCTCGGTCTCATTAAACCAGGTAAAGGCAGCGTCGGTAGCACGGGACCGTTTGTAAGAGCTTTGGCCATTCTGTTCAGGCTAATGACATCACCTACTGTCACGTAGGAACTCCTGTTGTACACTACATCAACTGGACGTTCCTTATCAATGCAATTTCTGCTCTGTGAAGGAAGTGGGGTGGCCGTGTGATTCTtcgagaaagacacagatcTTCAAACACGAAAGGAACAAGGAACGATCGGATCCCCAGTGCACTTTGTTCCACTACCAGAACGGCTACGCACAGGTTTGCAGTTCTCATATACTGTTGAACAGGAACAAGTCGTGTTTAACCGTTTCCGCCCTTCCTGAACTTTTAGGAATACCCCGTTTCTGGGATGCATTATATTCGGCTGCCAGAGAGCCTACATTGTATCGGTTAAGAAGCCTCCACTGAAATTATAAATcccttttgcttcttttctgctttccagaAGCATTTTAGGACTCGCGAGAAGACGTACTCAGGTGACCGCGGAGGTCGGGGTTGGTGGCACAGCTATCCAGTTGTAAATTTCTCGGGTGCCGATTAGACAGAGAAGCACCCTGAGGTTGCAAGTTCTTGGTATTTCTGTTAAGAATCATTGTTCCTTTCTCCATTTCCAGACACACATACTGTCTGCCCGTAGTACCGTAGCTACGATTTTCGCTGCAGAAGTATCAAACGACAAGAAATTAGTTaggcagagaaacggcaGCATGTGAGTGACAACTCAATTGCTGACGAATCTGTGTCGCTTTtgccgagacagaagacggaaGCGCAGGGCATGCATTTATAGGAATTGAGGCTACGACGTAAAAGCCGAAAGGTCTTTCCTTTTAGGCCAGGATTTAAATTGTCTTCCCCGTAACAGAGTAAAGCTAGCTTTCGAGGAATCCGAGGATCGCTCAACGAAGTGTACTGGCTAAAAGTCCACCGGTGCTGGATATGCGGGAATAAGAATTCAGCGGAACTTGTGACAGAATCATTGATCACGCCAAACTGTGTGAATCCGCTTCCGTTTTTCTATTACGAAACAAGAGCCGGCTGGAGGAAACTTCACTCTCGCGCTTCCGCGCACATGAGAATCCGCCGACAAGCGATTCCGTCTGCCGCGACAACGCGTTCCACACCTGCTGTTTATCCTTACAAAAGAGTGACTAGAATCCCCCTGACCGTGCCCACCTTACTCCGGGCGGGAGTTCAGAAAAGCCACAACTGTGTAGAAAAGCGGAActgctgcagagacaagacgaaaaACTGGCCGTTGCAACTGAGAGGTCCGTGTGTGTTGGCAGTTCTGCTCGCCGTCTGTATTTTCAGGTAAATCCAGGGGAATCATTGCTAATCCACGCGTTGAGGTTGGTTAAACAAAACCGAATATAATAGCTGCGAACGTGATGGACCATACATCTGTAAGATACCACTTCCCcccctgtttcttctgcatgcacagggaAATCACCCACGACTTCCCGGCCTTAAGACGACCGAATTTTTACCTTTTCCCTAGCATCTCAACGACACCACCTTGAGCTTATTTGCAAGCACACTGACTCCGCTACACGACGTCATTCTTCGCGCTGAAGAACAAGGTGCGGAGAACACTCCGCCGGCGATCTTCATGAGTTTCGCCTTGGCTTTACATGCGCCACCCTCCCCGTGGCTTGTCGACACTGCAACAGCGCGAGCTCCGGGCGAGGTGACCCTCGAGTCTGGTTAAAAGAAACGCAATCCTTTCCACGTTtagtttttctttcgttctgTGTTTCATTGTTTTCGGGAAAAGGGGATTTTTTCACGGGGGAAAGAGACCCACTCCGCCGACGTGCTGGAGCCGCGGCGGGCCTGGCGTCGTCCTCACCTTTCGAATTGGTTCTTCTCTGGTTCACAGTAAAAGAGAGCACGGGAAAAGGGCTGTGGACTCAGCGTGGAGGCAGCTTtcctcgaagaaaacgactaCTTCTGTCGTTTTCACGAAGCCACCAAGAACAGGTAGCATGAACTCGAGGGGTCGCATCGGTCGCGCAAGCACAGAGCGACAGAGTCGTCTCGGGGGGGAAGTGTGCATTCAAGAGagtcctttctctcccttcccttGAATGCCACTGGGCCAACAAAGAGTTTGTGAGAAGAAATATGGCGCGGAAAGTGGTAGTGGAGACGTCAGCCCCCCCCGGGTGTGACGCCATGCCGAGAGTGGACGcgcgaagcgagaaggctTTGCTGGCGCCGGCGTGTACTTACACCTGGAGAaactgtttctctcgaacgCTCCGGCTAACCTTTCCGTGTTTAAATGCTCCCTCTTCCATGAAGGCCCCGACTGCTGAGAAgacctgtttttcttccagtGGAGCTCCGCGAGCTTCTTCCCTCCGTTGCGGACGGTGCACGAATTGTCGCATCTTTTCGTGGAGTCACCTGGAAGCGACGCTGTGGCTTTTCGGCCACGTCGTTAGCATCGGCACTTTATACTACTGGTGCGTGGTCCCGTTtttcgaggagaagcagctgtaCGTTTACGGCCAGTCTCTGGTTTTTCCTGGAACCAGAGAGGATCTGTTCAGTGCGCGGCTAGCGGAacctttcttcgctctgctgcatccgctgcatcttcttcttcgggagCTCTACTCGCTCCTCACCGTGCCCTTTCAATGCATCGCCGCCGTCCTTCCCTTCAGCCTCTTTGTGTACCCGCCGGAGGCGCCTTTGAAGCTCCGCCCGGTGTTCGACtcgagtgtacgtacatcAGAGTCGGGCCGCGCCCCGTACCTGCTGGACAATAGCGACGTTCAGTTTCGAGAGTTGCGCAACGCATTTCCATCCCTCGTTGCACTGATGTGTGTCCACGGCCTTATCTCTTTCTTACTGAGGAAGTTCGCGTTCCGCTATTTCTGTAGAAGTTTCTTAAAGCTGCGCCGGGGGGAGCGCcctggtttcttcttccgggTGTGCACGGgctccgtcgcttcctcgagGAACTCCGGTTCGTGTGACCCATGGTCCTTGTCCTGCGCCACCGGCTTAGAAGACCTTTTGCATCCCAAGTCTTCGTCCGTTGCGAGGAAGGCATGGATCGCGACTCAGCATGTCCACGTGGTCTTCGAGTTATCTTTGGGTCTGTGTCTCGCTACCTATCTCCACTCTGTTCACGTCATTATTCTGATTCTCTACGCTCTCTTGAACTACACTTTCACGCTGCTGCTACCTGCGCATGAAGCCGCTTCCAGTCTATCCACGCGAGGCTCCTCGCCCTCAAATGGAGCTCAAGATACCGTGTCAGGTTCAACCGGAAAGACTGGGCTACGAAGAAGAATCGACGCGTATCGATGTCCACTGGTGATCGCGCTCACAGTGACTCTGCACCTCGGCATGCTCGTGGTGCACGGCCTCACGCCGCACTTTTCTctggtgtacatacacccagGGCTCCTGCCGGTCGAGACCTTCTGCTTCGCGTTCTTGCGCCCGCGCTATTCGCTGCACGATTGCATGCGGATGATTGCCTTGAAGATGCTCGCGTTCAACCTGGACAAAGTTTGGGCGTTTCAGCTacggaagaagagctgcGAGACGCTCTCGGAGCTGGGCGCGTCCCCAGACTCTGAAGgggctgtgcatgcagagaggcgaccCACCAACACCGCAGTCGAAGAGGAGATGGcaactgtttcttctccttccacaCGCGCCAAGGACAAAGCGGCGTCGCATTCTTCAGTCTGCGCGGGCGACGGCCACGAAACGCGGAACTCTCGAATGATCTGTTCTCAGGTTGAAAGAGAGGTTCTCCATCCGAAGCTTTGTCCAAACCCGTTCGAAGACGAGCGCTTCTTCCCGCGGGACAGTCTCAGTGTGCCCACCAGTACGTACGCCTCAGTGTTGCGGTACCTCGCGTACACGTTCTACGCCCCGACGTATCTCGCAGGTCCGCACTTTGCGTACAATTCATGGAATCGCCAGACAGCCTTTCCTTGGTGGGTTCTTCTCGGGCATAACGAACACATTGCTCCGTCCACCGCTTCCCGTGAGAGGGAGCCCACGGCGGTGCCTCTGAGGACTCGAAACGCCCGAGGGATGGAGGAGACCGAAGAGTGCCGGGCCGGAGAAAGTCCGCGAGCCGCCTGCGAGCAGGAGGACCTAGCCGAACTCACGCAAGTCCCATCTGGAGGCGCTGCTCTCCTTAGAGAGTGTGCCGCGCGGGCGCTGGGCCTGCCTCGCTCCGACTTGTTCTGTCGATCTCCGACTTTTGCCTTTACGCGACCTGTTGGAGACGCCGGCAGAGAAGCCAGCAGCGGCGACGAGACCGACCTGGAGCTCCGGCACCGCTCACGCCGTctgcgcgcctctctcgtttcttcgaaggaaggaggagaggagagccaCAAAGAAGATGCACGAGACGAACTGAGTGTGCCGGTGTCGGGTGTAGCTGCCAGACGAGGGCGTTCGCATGCAGGGCGTGGAGAAACGCACGACCCAGGGGATTCTACACCCTTTGGGCTACACGCATCACCCTTCTTGCTGGACATGCCTTGCGCGGTCTATCTGAAACTTTTTCTCAGACACGTTTTCCCGTACTTCCTCGGCTggctcctcgttcttctcgtaCTCGAGGTTCACATGCGGTACCTGCCTGTCAACGCCCTCGTGACTCAGCTCAGAAATATTCCACTTTGGAACACCATGCAGGTGAGCTGGCGAGACAGCAAGATGAAGcgcttctttcctgcttcgCTTTCGCGCTTGGCAAGGACCGAGCTCGAAAACTGCTGTCGCCATTGTAAAGGTGGACTCGCTGGTCCTCGTCCGGTGCGTTTAGTCCCGTGTAAACGACTGCTGTTTTTGACATCTATTGGTAGGAACCTGCTTGTTGGGCAGTGGGGAGGGGGATGAAATCTATCGATCTCCGGTCTCTCAGGACCGTGAAAATCTCAGGACGCTTCACTCCTTCCACCCTCACCCTCACATTCCTTTgcccctttctcttcttgctctccttcttcgtcatcctcgtcttctgcatgATCCTGCACTTGTCTGAAGAGTGGATGTGCTCCTTTTTTTCAAAGTGTCTGTGGCGTCATCGAACAGCTAGGACAAGCAACCGTAGGAGGTGTGCGGCTGTCGTCAGCTCGTGTCGTGAGATCCGGCGTTCATGTTTACTTGCTAGCTGTAGTCATTAATAGTGCGGCTTTACTATATAAGAAATTAGTCCATATGATGTCTCTATTCACGGGATTCAACTTCTACTTTATGGACATAGATATGTTCTGCGTGCTGTGTTTTTCTAGTAAAAGTGGAAGCTGCAGTCATCAACAATGTTGGCTCACCAGAGGCACAGAACGTTTCCGGTAGTGAAGTATCTCACATGAGGTAATGTCACCCTAAACCCATCCTCGTTCAAAGgttgtttttttattttcACAAGATAAACGTGTATTGGATGGCTGTCTGTTGGCGACTCTCTCCGCAACCTTTTAGACTAAGTGAGTAGGAGAGGAGATCACGTCTCTTCGAGAGCCGTCGGTCTCACCTTTCTCTGGAAGGTAGATGCAGCTCCccggagaaagacagagcaCATTTCTGTGAACGTCTCGCGTGCGGTCGTGTTGCGACGCACAGGGGTG
This portion of the Toxoplasma gondii ME49 chromosome III, whole genome shotgun sequence genome encodes:
- a CDS encoding Sas10/Utp3/C1D family protein (encoded by transcript TGME49_252320); translated protein: MATKDFCTVLSDYRRELSSVRTLLESLRAVRTAEGGVEEQIFDTFTALEVAQFHLAVAFASSSLFFTYLKTQGYDVKAHPVSQDLLRVQQYMKKVAGIIEKGDPPKRSIVVDAAAAKRVVAFHTKTQTQGTGCGSAGETQEPPDFGSPEERAASEKKSRLSSDSPGKDVAGPPTSRQASGNKSGSRPPGVHTLEVAGENVSTFCQDEAAPNSSSSQLRYSTDGRHADAERERGLEGKRLKRSKAQSERKGNSKIEGCQGDARAKRKKP
- a CDS encoding hypothetical protein (encoded by transcript TGME49_252330~Predicted trans-membrane domain (TMHMM2.0):88-111:120-143:187-210:224-247): MPFHLLCGTPGLKRASQVQESIIELATRFIRTSFLCNGRFFVPLCPRKYPLQQATTMVPSSVCQDEVLETSAGQRKLSRIRILTPAEMATLGFYALVMFLGLGGAVFFAARQIQGYRHGFLPYYLDMLFVVSACSLVCHVFLVKRRLDYDLSTVQLAGVIPSPMHESRSLAGCFSACLNRCSRFFHAYTVFLASLFVVAVVLFDLATGYTVSHFRPAHLARTISLAAFQCVLVGLAFAWFLVALSLSSSNKDVSFSRGCTGRTQSIHDRIQLSESPAGEVIGSQKAVLNEIAVEMLGREDTSFGGAMKIGSVGQWGTGSAASEVSTTCPFAPGRGGSPQWEDSADPSDDNEAGSTSVQPCVIGVPSFAVVRATPSLAPRNEQ
- a CDS encoding hypothetical protein (encoded by transcript TGME49_252340~Predicted trans-membrane domain (TMHMM2.0):98-121:164-187:228-251:337-360:401-424:813-836:856-879:916-939:977-995:1001-1024:1217-1240), with protein sequence MARKVVVETSAPPGCDAMPRVDARSEKALLAPACTYTWRNCFSRTLRLTFPCLNAPSSMKAPTAEKTCFSSSGAPRASSLRCGRCTNCRIFSWSHLEATLWLFGHVVSIGTLYYWCVVPFFEEKQLYVYGQSLVFPGTREDLFSARLAEPFFALLHPLHLLLRELYSLLTVPFQCIAAVLPFSLFVYPPEAPLKLRPVFDSSVRTSESGRAPYLLDNSDVQFRELRNAFPSLVALMCVHGLISFLLRKFAFRYFCRSFLKLRRGERPGFFFRVCTGSVASSRNSGSCDPWSLSCATGLEDLLHPKSSSVARKAWIATQHVHVVFELSLGLCLATYLHSVHVIILILYALLNYTFTLLLPAHEAASSLSTRGSSPSNGAQDTVSGSTGKTGLRRRIDAYRCPLVIALTVTLHLGMLVVHGLTPHFSLVYIHPGLLPVETFCFAFLRPRYSLHDCMRMIALKMLAFNLDKVWAFQLRKKSCETLSELGASPDSEGAVHAERRPTNTAVEEEMATVSSPSTRAKDKAASHSSVCAGDGHETRNSRMICSQVEREVLHPKLCPNPFEDERFFPRDSLSVPTSTYASVLRYLAYTFYAPTYLAGPHFAYNSWNRQTAFPWWVLLGHNEHIAPSTASREREPTAVPLRTRNARGMEETEECRAGESPRAACEQEDLAELTQVPSGGAALLRECAARALGLPRSDLFCRSPTFAFTRPVGDAGREASSGDETDLELRHRSRRLRASLVSSKEGGEESHKEDARDELSVPVSGVAARRGRSHAGRGETHDPGDSTPFGLHASPFLLDMPCAVYLKLFLRHVFPYFLGWLLVLLVLEVHMRYLPVNALVTQLRNIPLWNTMQIRQLFTMSATVLCFMWLKFVCLWRFFRLWSMVAGAVPPENMVRFLYNNYSTEQFWRGWHRSFNLYLIRYMYVPMIKMFDLAVATLRSSQSAKAAASVSSTERQEPQEEATPLLVEQKVVPAWQKLLSRSIATFLIFLYVAMWHDFNANVFYWGLGCACGLVPEAIIRYWAFGSPAAKRIARGEDASSAAAGKEEEPESLARGRRGEGQDANRRGGKGADEAYIAAARSDVREATRNSIAVSRGPSEEVCPDEGLDGMDRQKRRASPSHRRQHRDSENEGGVKNASKNKRRQQRSHEHDDASDSLMPADRSRGQCDEEDVQRKGTREARKTFGFCRLFSPLCRAPKSCTNCLDSGGDVRGRKSFKVICGLAGTVNVLLLGTCNLVGYSYGI